In Macrobrachium nipponense isolate FS-2020 chromosome 36, ASM1510439v2, whole genome shotgun sequence, a genomic segment contains:
- the LOC135203477 gene encoding trichohyalin-like has protein sequence MTGLPGLRAETGIATCLMEDMKETRKQNGQLFEIVNKLIDQRIKEDRQEVEQPPSCRREEKKEGAAVPMGSSEDDETERMEVSTQTPARGGGLERNEERQAPPMDSSLARENALLKEALERERREREEVKKELLVAQEDLRVAQVWLRLDRDQIENQKAEIAGLYEAIERHLTYEGELRKENRELMDLLSQTEGKGAKEEEDSHHQKEDFERKTVSSLGTDEASGPPEESVDLKVEVSTDRKTSEAELEELGADVDDVRWHGGEDDNLEGHESPSQREKSRDRLEGEEEPQIAKKPKRPLVSVDWELVWEWEMTTSDEMTLSERRKVLLFIRKILAGIQSIHALWDLVERCSDRWEKRQQEKAQKKEEKEKKKQEKEEKKRKKKEKKKGKKKGKDNTPTPEPPAVPPDAYDMQDLLYGPQGLGDLPSQYQSVPDPGYGLPVPGPPGEVRDPARIPQPADEGFGFAPVLRPAGEGYPPRVPRPPGERYPPGVPRPPGERYPPGVPRPPGEGYPPGVPRPPGERYPPGVPRPPGEGYPFRVPRPPGEGYPPGVPRPPGERYPPGVPRPPGEGYPFRVPRPPGEGTFPARVPRPAGEGFIPSGVPRPAGERPAHQENHLQKINLFWE, from the coding sequence atgacTGGCCTTCCTGGTCTCCGTGCTGAGACTGGCATTGCTACATGTCTGATGGAGGACATGAAGGAGACTAGGAAACAAAATGGCCAACTATTCGAGATCGTCAATAAGCTGATCGACCAGAGGATTAAGGAGGACCGTCAAGAGGTCGAGCAGCCTCCTAGTTgcaggagagaagagaaaaaagaggGGGCTGCTGTTCCTATGGGCTCCTCTGAGGACGACGAGACTGAACGTATGGAAGTGTCGACACAGACGCCTGCAAGAGGAGGAGGACTGGAGAGAAACGAAGAAAGACAGGCCCCGCCGATGGACAGCTCTCTCGCGCGAGAGAACGCGTTGTTGAAGGAAGCCCtcgagagggagaggagagaacgCGAGGAAGTGAAGAAGGAGCTCCTGGTGGCCCAAGAAGATCTACGAGTCGCTCAAGTGTGGTTGCGGCTGGATCGGGACCAAATAGAGAACCAGAAGGCAGAAATCGCTGGACTATACGAAGCGATTGAAAGACATTTAACGTACGAGGGAGAGCTGAGAAAAGAGAACAGGGAACTGATGGATCTTCTCTCTCAAACAGAAGGAAAGGGAgctaaggaggaagaggactcACACCATCAAAAGGAAGATTTCGAAAGGAAGACAGTCTCCAGTCTTGGAACTGATGAAGCGAGTGGGCCTCCAGAGGAATCTGTTGACCTAAAAGTCGAGGTCAGCACAGATCGCAAGACAAGCGAAGCAGAACTGGAGGAACTTGGAGCCGACGTTGACGACGTACGCTGGCACGGAGGTGAGGACGATAATTTGGAGGGACATGAAAGTCCCAGTCAGCGAGAGAAAAGTCGGGATAGACTGGAGGGAGAAGAAGAACCCCAAATAGCCAAAAAGCCCAAAAGACCACTGGTATCGGTAGATTGGGAATTGGTGTGGGAATGGGAAATGACAACATCAGATGAAATGACTCTGTCCGAAAGAAGAAAGGTCCTTCTGTTCATCAGAAAAATTCTGGCGGGCATACAATCCATACACGCTTTGTGGGACTTGGTTGAGAGGTGCTCCGATCGCTGGGAAAAAAGGCAGCAGGAGAAGGcgcagaagaaggaagagaaggagaaaaagaagcaggaaaaggaggaaaagaagaggaaaaagaaggaaaagaagaagggcAAGAAGAAGGGCAAGGACAACACTCCGACTCCTGAGCCACCCGCAGTTCCTCCAGATGCATACGATATGCAGGATTTGCTCTATGGACCCCAAGGACTTGGAGATCTGCCGAGTCAATATCAAAGTGTGCCTGACCCTGGATATGGGCTTCCTGTTCCAGGCCCTCCAGGTGAAGTACGTGATCCTGCCCGAATCCCACAACCTGCAGATGAAGGATTTGGCTTTGCTCCAGTCCTACGCCCTGCAGGTGAAGGATATCCTCCCAGAGTCCCACGCCCTCCAGGTGAAAGATATCCTCCCGGAGTCCCACGTCCTCCAGGTGAAAGATATCCTCCCGGAGTCCCACGTCCTCCAGGTGAAGGATATCCTCCCGGAGTCCCACGTCCTCCAGGTGAAAGATATCCTCCCGGAGTCCCACGCCCTCCAGGTGAAGGATATCCTTTCAGAGTCCCACGCCCTCCAGGTGAAGGATATCCTCCCGGAGTCCCACGTCCTCCAGGTGAAAGATATCCTCCCGGAGTCCCACGCCCTCCAGGTGAAGGATATCC